In the Hordeum vulgare subsp. vulgare chromosome 7H, MorexV3_pseudomolecules_assembly, whole genome shotgun sequence genome, one interval contains:
- the LOC123407171 gene encoding protein adenylyltransferase SelO has product MPPQLRFPTVLPNLYPHLLLPRSLPPSPPPSRRLRLPPPPTRHPLRRLLFRGMASSATGEAAPAAGTSGAGEAAARPRRALEELSWDETFVRELPGDPRSDNIPRQVLHACYTKVSPSAPVENPKLVAWSQSAADLLDLDHKEFERPDFPRFFSGETPLVGSVPYAQCYGGHQFGSWAGQLGDGRAITLGEVLNSRGERWELQLKGAGKTPYSRFADGLAVLRSSIREFLCSEAMHGLGIPTTRALCLVETGKSVVRDMFYDGNAKEEPGAIVCRLAPSFLRFGSYQIHATRGKEDLEIVRRLADYAIRHHYPHLENIKKSEGLSFEAAIGDSPAIDLTSNKYAAWAVEVAERTAYLIARWQGVGFTHGVLNTDNMSVLGLTIDYGPFGFLDAFDPSFTPNTTDLPGKRYCFANQPDVGLWNIAQFTGPLSAADLISKDEANYVMERYGTKFMDEYQSIMTKKLGLSKYNKQLISKLLNNLAVDKVDYTNFFRLLSNVKADRDIPETELLVPIKAALLDIGKERKEAWISWVQTYIEELVASGVSDEERKAAMNRVNPKYVLRNYLCQTAIDAADLGDYEEVRRLLKVMEHPYDEQPGMEKYARLPPAWAYRPGVCMLSCSS; this is encoded by the exons ATGCCCCCTCAGTTGCGCTTCCCCACCGTCCTCCCCAACCTAtacccccacctcctcctcccccgctccCTCCCCccgtcccctcccccctcccgccGTCTCCGCCTGCCGCCGCCCCCGACCCGCCACCCGCTCCGCCGCCTGCTCTTCCGAGGCATGGCCTCCTCCGCTACCGGCGAGGCGGCACCGGCCGCCGGGACGAGCGGCGCCGGAGAGGCCGCCGCCCGCCCGCGCCGCGCGCTGGAGGAGCTCTCGTGGGACGAGACCTTCGTCCGCGAGCTGCCCGGCGACCCGCGATCCGACAACATCCCCCGCCAG GTGCTGCACGCTTGTTACACCAAGGTGTCTCCCTCGGCGCCCGTGGAGAACCCTAAGCTCGTGGCGTGGTCCCAGTCCGCAGCTGACCTCCTCGATCTGGATCACAAAGA GTTTGAAAGGCCAGATTTTCCTCGGTTCTTCTCAGGAGAAACTCCATTGGTGGGAAG TGTGCCGTATGCCCAGTGTTATGGTGGACACCAGTTTGGTTCATGGGCTGGTCAGTTGGGGGATGGACGAGCAATAACTCTAGGAGAGGTTCTCAATTCTCGAGGTGAGAGGTGGGAGTTGCAGCTCAAGGGTGCTGGAAAGACTCCTTACAGCCGATTTGCAGATGGCCTCGCTGTCCTGCGCAGCAGCATCCGTGAATTCTTATGCAGCGAAGCTATGCATGGTCTAGGCATTCCTACAACTCGTGCTCTTTGTCTAGTTGAAACTGGCAAATCTGTTGTACGAGATATGTTCTATGA TGGTAATGCAAAAGAAGAGCCAGGTGCTATTGTTTGCCGTCTAGCACCATCGTTTTTACGTTTTGGTTCATACCAGATACATGCTACAAGGGGCAAAGAGGACCTTGAAATTGTTCGTCGTTTGGCGGACTACGCAATACGTCATCACTACCCACATCTTGAAAATATTAAAAAGAGTGAAGGTTTATCATTTGAGGCAGCTATAGGTGACTCTCCAGCAATAGATCTTACTTCCAACAAATATGCAG CCTGGGCAGTTGAGGTCGCAGAGCGTACTGCTTACTTGATAGCCAGGTGGCAAGGTGTTGGTTTCACCCATGGTGTGCTTAACACTGATAATATGAGTGTGTTGGGCCTTACTATTGACTATGGACCCTTTGGTTTCTTAGATGCTTTTGATCCTAGCTTCACTCCGAATACAACTGACCTACCAGGTAAGAGATACTGTTTTGCAAATCAACCTGATGTTGGTTTGTGGAATATTGCCCAGTTCACTGGGCCATTGTCGGCTGCAGATCTCATCAGCAAGGATGAGGCAAATTATGTAATGGAGAG GTATGGGACAAAGTTCATGGACGAATATCAATCTATAATGACAAAGAAACTTGGTCTGTCAAAATATAACAAGCAGCTTATTAGCAAGCTGCTGAACAACTTGGCTGTTGATAAAGTCGACTACACAAATTTTTTCCGTCTTCTTTCGAATGTCAAAGCAGACCGTGACATCCCAGAAACTGAGCTACTTGTTCCAATAAAAGCTGCACTCCTGGATATtgggaaagaaagaaaagaagcatGGATTAGTTGGGTACAAACATATATTGAGGAA CTGGTGGCTAGCGGTGTCTCTGATGAAGAAAGGAAAGCGGCAATGAACCGTGTCAACCCAAAGTATGTTCTTCGGAACTATCTCTGCCAGACAGCGATTGACGCAGCTGATCTAGGTGATTACGAGGAAGTTCGCCGGCTATTGAAAGTTAtggaacatccatatgatgagcaGCCGGGAATGGAGAAATATGCCCGCTTGCCACCAGCCTGGGCATACAGGCCTGGGGTGTGCATGCTATCCTGCTCGTCATGA